The Kribbella sp. HUAS MG21 genome includes the window GGCGTACGTCGGCGCGGTCCTGTTCGTCGCGTCGGGCCTGGACGGGTCGGTCGGGGACGTGTTGCTGATCCTCGCGGCCGGTGCCCGGTTGTCGGCGTACATCGGCGCGACGGTCGGCGAGATCGGGTTCCTGCGCGGGATCTGGCTGGACGGGTCGCGACGGCTGGTGTGGCTGGAGAACTACGCGGCCGCGTTCGACAAGACCGCGGACCTGCCGGCGCCCGAGCGGCTCGTCGACGGCATCCGGCTGGAGCACGTGTCGTTCGCGTACGCCGGTGCGTCGCGGCCCGCCCTGGAGGACGTCGACCTGGTCCTGCCCGCCGGCAAGGTGGTCGCCGTCGTCGGCGAGAACGGTGCGGGCAAGTCCACCCTGGTGAAGCTGATCTGCAAGCTGTACGAGCCGACGAGTGGCCGGGTGCTGCTGGACGACAGGCCGTTGGACCGGATCCCGGCCGGGGCGTGGCGGGCGAAGATCGCGGGCGCGTTCCAGGACTTCTTCCGGTTCGAGTTCCGCGCGGCGCACAGCGTCGGACTAGGGGACCTGCCGCGGCTGGACGACGTACCCGCGGTCACCACTGCTGTCGGTCGGGCCGGGGCCGAGGACGTGCTGGAGCGGCTGGAGTCGGGGCTGGACACGCAGCTCGGGGCAACCTGGCCGGACGGGGCGGAGATCAGCTTCGGGCAGTGGCAGAAGCTCGCGCTGGCCCGCGGGTTCATGCGGGACCGGCCGCTGCTGCTGGTCCTCGACGAGCCGACCGCGGCGCTGGACGCGGAGACCGAGCACGCACTGTTCGAGCGGTACGCCGCGGCTGCGCGGGAGAGTACCGACGGGCGGATCACCGTGCTGGTCTCGCATCGCTTCTCGACGGTGCGGATGGCCGACCTGATCGTCGTACTGGACGGCTCCCGGGTCGTCGAGACCGGGACGCACGAGGACCTGATGGCCCGCAACGGCCACTACGCCGAGCTGTACCGGATCCAGGCGGCCGCCTATCACTAGCTGATCTTGAAGACCGGCACGCCGGGAGCGATGTGGCGCAGGACCTCGTCGGGGGAGTTCTTGGTGACGTCACCGCTGAAGAACGCGCCGACCTCCCACGCCCACTTCTTCAGGTACAGCCGCAACGCGGGGATCTTGTCGGCGTCGGCCAACTCCTCGGCGTGGAACGTCTCCACCGTGCTGCCGAGCTGCAGCCGGCCGGTGCCGCTGGCCCGCAGGTTCTTCACCCACTGGGTGTGGCCGCGCGGCGCGACCAGGTAGCGCTGGCCGTCGATCACCAGCAGGTTGACCGGCGTGCTGCGCCACTCGCCGGACTTGCGGCCCTGCACCGAGAGCACCCGGCTGCCCATCAGGCTCAGCCCCAGCTTCGTCAGCCGCGCGACGATCTGGTTGAAGACGCGCATGCTGCCCTCGTTGGCGGTGATCACGCGCTTGCTGTCGTAGGTCTGCTTGTACTCGGTCATGGCGGGTTCCTTCAGGCTTGGCGAGAGCGGTGCTCTCTGTTGTGATCAGTGAACACCGGATCGCCGCTCACTGTCAAGAGCACTGCTCTCGGTTCTGTGGCACACTGGCTCCATGAACGCCGGACGTACCGCCCGTGAACGTGCCCGGGCCGAGCTGACCGAGGAGATCAAGACGGCTGCCCGGCAGCAGTTGGCGACCGTCGGCGCGGAGGCGTTGTCGCTGCGGGCGATCTCGCGCGAGCTGGGCATGGTGTCCTCGGCGCTCTACCGGTACTTCGCGAGCCGCGACGAACTGCTGACCGCGCTGATCATCGACGCGTACGACGCGATGGGCGCGGCGGCGGAGGCCGCGGCCACGGGCGCCGATCCGGTCGACGAGTGGATCGCGATCTATGCCGCCGTACGGGACTGGGCGCGGGCCAATCCGCAGGAGTACGCGCTGATCTACGGATCGCCGATCAGCGGGTACAAGGCGCCGCAGACGACGGTGGAGCCGGCGATCCGGGTGCCGGTGCTGCTGCTCGGGCTGCTGCAGCGCGCGCAGGCGTCGGGGCGACTGGTGACGCCTGCCGACGCGCCGGAGCCGTCGGGGCTGCTCGCTCAGCAGACCGAGGTGCTGGTCGCGCTCGCTCCGGACGTGCCGCCCGCGGTCCTGGTGCGGATGATCATCGTGTGGACGCAGCTGTTCGGGATGATCAGCTTCGAGCTGTTCGGTCAGCTGGTCGGGTCGATGGATCCGGCGGACGAGTTCTTCGCGTCGGCTTCGCGGCAGATGGCGGCGTTCGTCGGGCTCAGCTGAAGGCCTTCGGCAGCGGTACGTCGAGGGCACGCGCGACCCGCCGTACGTAGGTCTCCCGCGGGATCGACACCGCGCCGAGCGTGGCGAGGTGGTCGGTGACCCACTGGATGTCGAAGACCCGGTCGGCGGCGTACTCGTCGTTCAGCAGCTCGATGGTGCCGGCGACGGCCGCCTTCGAGCCGTCGGTCCGGTGGTGGAACATCGACTCGCCCGCGAACAGGCCGCCGATCGCCACGCCGTACAGCCCGCCGGCCAGCTCGTCGCCGTCCCAGGCCTCGACTGAGTGCACCCAGCCGAGCCGGTGCAGTTCGGTGTACGACGCGATGACGTCGCGGTCGATCCACGCGCCCGGGCGGCGCGGGTCGGCGCACGCGCGGATCACCTGGTCGAACGCCGTGTTCACCCGGATCTCGAACTTCTGCCGCGCGCGGCGCAGCGACCGCGACGGGTGGTAGCCCGCGACCTCGATCACGCCGCGGTCGACCGGCGACCACCACAGCACCGAGCCGCGATGGTCGGGCATCGGGAACAGCCCGCGCCGGTACGCCGCCAGCACCGTCCCCGGCTCGAGGTCCGCACCACCCGCGACGACATCGCTTGCTCCGGCAACGCTGACCGGCGGGAATTCCCACGGTGACGGAGCAGGTTCGACAGGCACGGGACCATCCTGGCCCATGCTGGACCATCCCGACCTGGGGGACACCAAGGGTTTCTCCCGAGTGGCGCGCGGCCCGGGGCCACGTACCCTTGAAGCACGTCCGGGTTCTGACGCGTGCGGCCGGGCGGGAAGGAGCACCGTGGCCGGAGTAGCCAGGTTCGTCGCCAGCAGTCTCGCGCCCGCCGCCCAGCGGTTCGCACCGACGGCAGCGGGCGGTGTGTTGCGCCAGATCCTCGAGATCGCGATCGACGGGTACCAGCGGTTCCCGGGCGCCGAGCGGATCGCCGAGACCAAGCTCGAGCGCTGCGGCGGGGACGTCGCGGACGCCATCGAGGCGGTCATCGACCAGCACATCCGGCTGGCCGGGGTGCAGGGATTCGTCACGAGCATCGGCGGCCTCGTCACGCTGCCGGTCGCGCTGCCCGCCAACCTGACCGGTCTCGCGGTCGTGCAGTGCCGGATGGTGGCGGCGATCGCGCACCTGCGCGGCTACGACCTGGACGATCCCCGGGTCCGGACGGCGGTCATCACCTGCCTGCTCGGCGAGGAAGGGGTCCGGGACCGGCTGAAGAAGTCGAGCCTGGTCTCGTCGCCGCTGGCGATCGCGACCGCGCCGGTGTTCGACCCGGAGCTCGACCGGCAGGTGTCGGGCGAGGTGGTCGCGGAGCTGATCGGCCGGATCAGCGGCAAGCGGATGGCGTTGACCGTCACCCGGCGCGTGCCGCTGCTCGGCGGCGCGGTAGGCGCGGGCGTCGACGGTTGGTCGACTTACCGGATCGGCCAGTTCGCGGACGAGAGCCTGGTACGCCGCATCCGCCGTCCGATCGAGCAGTGACCGCGCGGTTCTGGGGGCCGACGCTCGACTGCCCGGATCCGCTGGAGCTCGGCGAGTTCTACCAGCGGGTGGCCGGCGGTGAGCTGACCGTGGTCACCGAGTCGTTCGTGGAGCTGCGGTTCGAAGCCTTCAGCCTCGGTTTCCAGCGCGACCTGAACTACCGGGCGCCGACGTGGCCGGATCCGCGCGTACCGCAGCAGGCCCACCTGGACTTCTCCGCCGAAGACCTGGACGCCGAGCAAGCACGAGTCGTGGCCGCGGGCGCCACGCCGACGGCGGTGCAGCCCGCGCCGGACATCTTCCGCGTGTTCCTGGATCCGGCCGGCCATCCGTTCTGCCTGACCACTTGGCGTACACCGGCCGGCCCACCCGAGTCGCGCTAGCCGTCTCAGCCGGCGAGCGCTTGGACGACTCGGCTCGGCGACGGCTTGCCGAGCTGTTCCGCCATCCAGGTGCTGGTGCTGACGAGGGCTTCCAGGTCGACGCCGGTCTCGACGCCGAGTCCGTCGAGCTGCCAGAGCAGGTCTTCGGTGGCGAGGTTGCCGGTGGCGCTCTCGGCGTACGGGCAGCCGCCCAGACCGCCGGCCGAGCTGTCGACCGTGGTGACACCCTCGCGGAGCGCGGTGAGGGTGTTGGCCAGCGCCTGTCCGTAGGTGTCGTGGAAGTGCACGGCCAGCTTGTCCACAGACACTCCGGCCTTGTCGAACGCGGTGATCAATGCGCTTATCTGGCCGGGCGTGGCGACGCCGATCGTGTCGCCGAGGGACAGCTCGTGGCACCCGAGCTCGACCAGGCGCGCGCCGACCTTCACGACCTGGTCGATCGGTACGTCGCCCTCCCACGGGTCGCCGTAACACATCGACACGTACCCGCGCACCGCCAGTCCTTCGGCGAGCGCACGCTGGATCGTCGGCGTGAACATCGCGAACTGGTCGTCGAGCGTGGAGTTCAGGTTCTTCGCCGCGAACGTCTCCGTCGCGCTGGCGAAGATCGCGATCTCCCGGACGCCGGCCGCGAGCGCCCGGTCGAGGCCGCGTTCGTTCGGCACCAGGACCGGGGCGCGGACGCCGTCCGGCAGCTCCAGCTGCTCGAGGAGTTCGGCGGCGTCGGCCAGCTGCGGGACCCACTTCGGGTGCACGAAACTCGTCGTCTCGACGGTCGTCAGCCCCGCAGCCACCAGTCGCCGGATGAACTCGGCCTTGACCGCGACGTCCACGACCGCCGACTCGTTCTGCAACCCGTCACGCGGCCCGACCTCGTAGATCGTGACCCGCCCGGGCAACCCGTCGGCCTTCACCAGCTGCGGTTTCCGCATCCTGCCGCCTCCTCGTCGAGCATGGCCCGGAGTTCTCCGTGAGAATGCTCGTGATGACAACTCTTGCTGCCATTCTGCGTGCCGCCGAGCGCGGGGTGTATCCGGCCCCGGACCTCGGGCTCACGCTGGTCCCGGCGCCGTCGGACCGCGAGTGCTGCGTGGTCTCGTTCACCGGCCACATCGTGATCGCCGCGGACGTGGATCCGGCGTGGGTCGCGGAGCGGGTACCGGACGGCGACCTGTCCGCCCCGACGAACCCGCCGTTCCTCTCCGCCCTGGAAGAGCACACCGGCCTCCGCGTCAACGCCATCGACGCGATGCTCCTCGCACCCGGCCTCACCGACCCCGCCGAACGCAGTACGGCGACCACCGGGCTGACCGAACTCCACGGCCACGACCATCCACGGGTCGAGCGCGCGTGGCGCTACCGCGACGACGTCCGGGTGTACGGCGACCCGCACGGCGGCCTGGTCCTGACCGGGCGCGGCCTCGCGGAGCGGCTGGAGTGCGCGATCGAGGTACCACCGGACACCCGTAACCAAGGCCTAGGCCGCCGTCTCGCCCGCGCGGCCCGCGCCCTGATCCCACCCGGTGCGTCGATCTGGGCCCAGGTCACGCCGGGCAACGCGGCGTCGCTGCGCGCGTTCCTCGCCGCCGGCTACCAGCCGATCGGTTCCGAGGCACTGCTGGTCAAGTAGCCGGCAGGTGAACAACCGGCGCATTGTTGCCGTCGGCCCACAATTCACACCTGTGGACAACCCTGGGGAAACTCAGCCGCGGTGATACCTCGGCGCGCGTCCGGCGTAGAACGTCCGGCGGTAGATCCCGCGGATGATCTCGGCCTCGTACCCGTCCAGCTCCGGCATCCCGAGCCCCCGCGCGACCTCCAGCTCGGCCTCGGCGTCGTACGGCACCCGGACGAACTGGATCGAGAACGGCGCCGGCTCCGGTGATCCGACGAGGCCTTCGAGGATCACGTACCCCGGCGTCGGATCCCCGAGGCTGTTGCCGACCGATCCCGTGTTGAACAGCACCTGCCCGCGGTCTTCCTCGTAGTACGGGTCGTGGATGTCGGCGTACCCGACGATCGCCGGCACCGGCCCGTCACCGGTGGCCGGCGTGTTCTCGAAGAAGCTCCGGTACTGCGCTTCGTCGTGGTCGAACTGGATCCGGTGATGGACACTCCGCGCCGACGCATGGAACAACCGCACCTGCCGGCCGCTCAGCAGGAAGTCGTGGCAGAACGGCAGGCCTCGCAACCACGCCCACTGGTCCTCGCGCAGCTCGTTCTTCCACCACCGGAGCCCTTCGCTGTCCTCGGTCCGGGCGGGATCGGGCAGGAAGTCGTCCCAGTTCCCGAGGATGTTCACCTCACAGACCTCCCGGCACCGATCCACCACCGCCTGCCCGCGCGGCCCCTTCCCCACGTAGTCGCCGAGATTGAAGATCCGCGAGATCCCGCGCCTACCGATGTCCTCGAGCACCGCCTCCAACGCCGTCAGGTTGCCGTGCACATCAGAGATCAGCGCGATCCGCTCCATGACCTCATGCTTTCATCTCACCAGTTGCCGGACGGGCCGGCGGGTTCGGGGATGCGCTCCTGGGCGGCGGCGTTCGGGGTCGTCTGCGGTCGGCTTCTGGAGGCGCGGGATGCTGAGCGGCCGGCCATCGGGCCGGCGGCGGAGGGCGGGGTGATGGAGCCGCCGCCGGATTCACCGGCCGAGTGCGAGGCCGCGCCGGCGATGCCGCCCGCCGTCTTCCGGGCGGCGGCGAGGCCGACGCCGGCCGGCCCGGCGATCTTCGCCCCGACCGCACCGATCGCGCCGGTGGCGCCGGCGCCACCGGTCGCGCCGGCACCGCCGCCGGCGGAGCCTCCGGTACTGCTGACCGAACTGCTGCCCCGGCCCGCGCCGGAGCTGCCGACGTTGACCGCGCCGGTCGCAAGACCGCCCGGGTCGGCGACCGAACTGCCCATGCCGGAGGCGCCGCCGGCCACAGCCGCGGTGACCGGAACCATGAACCGCAGCAGCGCCGGCAACGCGAAGATCGCGAGCAGGAGCATCATCATCCCGGTCATCGCGCTCACCACCGCGTCACCGCCGCCCAGGGTGCCGTCCTTCGTGGCCCGCAGCGCCGCCGCGTAGACGAGCGCGGCCGCCGGCTTGTAGGCGATGAACGCCAGCGACCAGCCGCAGAACTTCCGGAACCAGGCGCGGCCCATCTCGGTGTTGGTCGCGGCGGCGGCCAGCGGGAACGCCCCGGCCAGCAGGACCAGCAGCGCCGAGCGCACGAGCATCAGGACCATCTGGATCAGCCCGGCGACGATCACCGCGCCGTTGATCGAGATCGCCAGCAACGCCGGCAGGGACGCCGCGACGAGCTCCTCCGTCGTACCGCCTCCGAACGCCGACGCCACGGAGATCTCCTGGGCCGCCGAATTCACGATGCGGACCGAGAAGTCGTCCGCCCACGCGGTCAGCAGGTGCAGTGTCGCGGTCCCGGCTCCGGCGACGACCACGAAGGTCAGGATCGCCTTGAGCAGCTCCTGCAGCGGCTTCGCGCGCTGCTCCCACGCGATCCGCATACCCGCGATCAGGATGGCTACCGTGAACACCGCCGCCGTGACACCCAGCAGGCTGTGCTGCAGGAAGTCGACTGTGGCGCTGTTGGTAAACGTGTCGCCGTTCTGCTGGGCCAGCGTCGGCGTGACCTTGGGCCGGAGCCAGAACGTCGCCGAGTCCAGGGTTTGCAGTGCGGCCCTGGTCGACTCCTCCCGCAACTGGTCGATCGCACTGGTCGCCATCGACTGCAAGCCGTCCTTGATGTGGCACCCGACTTCCATCTTTCCGCACATCAGACACCACTCCAGGCAACGAAGTCGGACAGGTCACGGTGCTGGGCGAAGGGCGCGCCGACCGGTTCGCCGACGGCCGGTGGCTGTAGTCGCCAGTCGCCGTCGTGCCAGACGAGCGTGAGCGTGAGACTCATGTACGCCGACTCGACCGGCGCGGCCAGCAGCAGGCTGACGCGGTCCGGGCCGGCGTCGATGACGCGGTACCCGGCGAGCTGAGGCACGGAGTACCCGCTGGACGCTGGATCGGCCTGGAGCTCTCGGATCAGCGCGTCGGTCGCGCGGCCCGGGACCATCAGCCGGCGCGCGGTCTCGACGACGCGGCCTTGGTCGGCCATCGCGGCGTACGCACTGTAGGCGGCGTACACCGCGCCGGTCGGCGAGTGCGCGAAGCACCGGCGGAAGCCGTCGGCGTCGGACACGACCGGACCGTAGGTCGCCGACCGAGGTACGACGATCCGCCTGCTCACCTCCCACCCGTCCACCGACGGCGCCCGCTCCGGCACCGCCTGCTCCCCGGCATCCAGACGGCATCGGGCCGAGCCCGACCCACGACCGGCACTTGATCCGACGCTCGGCACAGACTCGGGCCGCCCACCCGGCTCAGCTTGCCCACCCGGCTCGGCTCGCCCACCCGGCTCGGCTTGACCACCCGGCTCGGCATGACCGCCCGGCTCTGGGAGCCCGCCCGGCTCGATGGTCGCAGCGGCTCGTTGCGGGCTGTCGCCCGGCGCCGCCACCACCTCGGCGGGCGTCCGCCCGCTGATCAGCAACACGCCGCCGCACACCACCACCGCGCCGATCACGATGCAGGCCGCGACGAACCCGGGCCCGAACGGTGACTGCTGCTCGCCGCTGTCGCTCATCTGACTCCCCGATCCGCCGGTTGAGAACCTCACGGGTCAAGCCTGGCAAAAATCGCAGATCCGCCGCGGAAGTTATCCACAGGCCCCGCACCGTCCTAGACCGGATGCGGTCGTTACGCTCGGAGGGCTTGCGGTTGTGGGTCGATGTGTAGCCGAAAGGTCACCCCGTGTAGCGAAGTGACCTAGTCAGCTAATAGAGTCCGCGCATGACCATCGCGCCTTCGCTTTGCTCGCCCCTAGCGCTCGCCGATGCAGAACCCACTCGCGCCGCGGAACCCTGGGAAAGCGACGTGCTCACGGCCTACGGCCTGCTGCGGGAAGCAGCAGCCGAACTGGATCACCTGATGCGCCATTCCCTGAAGCGCAGTGGACTGCAAATGGCAATGTTCGAACTGCTGCTGCGGCTGGCCCGCAGCAGCGGGGAGAAGCAGCGTCTCACCTCACTCGCCCGGGAGCTGACCGTCACCACCGGCGGCATCACCCGACTGGTCGACCGTGCCGAGAACCTCGGCCTGGTCCGCCGCGAGCCCTGTCCCGACGACGCCCGCGGCTCGTTCGCCGTCCTGACCGAGGAGGGGAAGCGGCGGCTGCGCGACGCACTGCCGGACCACCTGCTCGAGATCGACAGCCTCTGGATGTCCCAGCTGGCGGACGAGCGGGACGTCGTCCTCGGCAAGCTCCGCCGGGTCCGGGACAACGCCCGCCGCTGGCCGAACGGCCGCCCGGGCCTCGGGCCGATCACGCCCGACCGGATCTGAACAGCACCACCGGAAAGCAGCAGCACCCGAAACAACTGAACGAAGCATTACCCGCGACTAACGGATGGGGCGCCCGACTGGTGTCGGGCGCCCCCTCGCGCAATGGTTGAGAAGTGAAGCAACAAGCCGACAGCTCCGCGGCAGAGCATCCCGGACAACCAGCGAAGTCCGGTATCCGGTGGCGCGGTGCCCTCGGCGGTGTCCTCGCCGCCGCGGCCGGCCTCGCGGTCGGCAGTGCGAGCGCCGGAATCCTCGGCACGCCGCAGACGCCCGTGGTGGCGATCGGGTCGGCGTTCATCGACCGGGTCCCGCCATGGCTGAAGGATCTCGCGATCGCCTGGTTCGGCATCCACGACAAGACCGCGCTCCGCGTCGGCATCCTGATCGTGGTCGCTGCGCTCGCCGCGGCCGGCGGCATTCTCGCCGTACGGCGGTACTGGGCCGGCGCCCTGGTCACGATCGCGCTCTGCGGCGTGGCGGTCGCCGCGGCGTTCACTCGCGCCGACTCCGGGCAGACCGGCTTCCTCCCGTCGGCGCTGGCAGGGATCACCGCGCTGATCGTGCTGCGCCTGTTCAGCCGCCGCCTCGAGCCGCTGGTCGATTTCGCGGACGACAACGTCAGCCGGCGCGGGTTCCTGCAGCTCTCGGCGGGTGTCGCGCTCGGCTCGGCGGCCGTCGCCGTACTCGGCAAGGTGGTCGGCGGCGACCGGGCCGCGGTCGCGGAGGCCCGCGCGCGCCTCCGGCTGCCGCAGCCGCCGACCCTGCAGCCGCCGCCCGGTGTTCAGGCGGAGGGCGCCGTACCGTGGGTCACCGCCAACGAGGACTTCTACCGGATCGACACCGCGCTGTCCGTCCCGCAGATCGTGCCGGCCGACTGGAAGCTGCGCGTCCACGGCATGGTCGAGCGGGAACTCGAGCTGACCTTCGACGACCTGCTGAAACGCCAGGTCGTCCACAAGTGGGTCACGCTCACCTGCGTGAGCAACGAGGTCGGCGGCGACCTGGTCGGGAACGCGTTGTGGTCCGGCGTCCTGTTGAAGGACCTGCTGGGCGAGGCGGGTCCGGCGCGCGACGCGGACGCGATCAAGTCGACCTCGAAGGACGGCTTCACCGCCGGTACGCCGCTGCCGACGCTGCTCGACGACCGCCAGGCGATGCTCGCGTTCACGATGAACGGGGAGCCGCTGCCGGTGGAGCACGGGTTCCCGGTGCGGATCGTCGTACCGGGCCTGTACGGCTACGTGTCGGCGACGAAGTGGCTGGTGGACATCGAGGTGACACGGTTCGACCGGTTCGAGGCGTACTGGACGCCGCGCGGCTGGTCCGCGCTCGGCCCGATCAAGCTGTCGTCGCGGATCGACACCCCGCTGGGCAAGAAGGTCGAGCCGGGACCGGTGACCGTGGCCGGCGTGGCCTGGGACCAGCACGTCGGGGTGTCGAAGGTCGAGGTCCGCGTCGACGGAGGCCCGTGGCAGCAAGCGACGCTGGCCGCGGACCCGTCGATCGACACCTGGCGGCAGTGGCACTGGACGTGGGACGCGCCGGGCGGCACGCATCTGCTGCAGGTGCGGGCGTTCGACGCGAAGGGCAATCCACAGATCGAGGCGTCGGCACCACCGGCTCCCAACGGCGCCACCGGGCTGCACACGATCAGCGTGAAGGTCGGCTGACCGCTTCCAGCACCATCGGCAGGAACGTGTGCTCGAGCGACCCGGCCGGAACCTTCCGCGGCTCGAGCAGACTCTGCGACCGCGCTCCCTCGTGCAGCGCCATCACCATCCGGACGAACTGCTCCGCCGGCACCGTCAGCTCCAAGCCGCCGGTCTCGGCGATCTGCTCGACCAGCTTGGTCAAACTCTCGCGGAACATCGCCCGCTGCCGGTTCAGCGCCTCCGCGGCCTCCGGATCGCGCAGCGCGTGCAGCGTGAACTCGGTGGAGATCAGATGCCACTGCCGCTGGTCCGGCGCGGTCTCGTCGAGCAGCCCCAGTACGGCGTCCAGCAGCGAGCCGGGCTGACTCGCGAGCTCGGGCAGCAGCGCCTCGATCTGCTCGAGGAGCCGGTCGGTCGTGGCCTGGAACAGCGCGAGGACCAGCTCGTCCTTGGACGCGAAGTTCGAGTAGAAGGCGCCGCGGGTGAACCCGGCGCGCTCACAGATGTCCTCCACGGACGCACCGTGGAACCCGCGCTCGGCGAACACCTCCAGAGCCCCCGCGAGAAGGCGGGCCCGGGTGTTGGAGCGGCGGCGCTTGGGCGGTTCCATACGGATAGGATACAGTTCTGTATTGAATACACAACCGTATTGAACGGGGATGCGAGATGGAGCTCGAGGCCGCGGGGATCAGCGTGCGTGGTCCGCACGCACCGATGCTGCATGCGACGTCGGTGGCGGTCGCGGATCATCAGCTGGTGCTGCTGACCGGCTACCCGGGTCCAGGGCACGTTGCGGCGTCGCTGGCGCTGTCCGGGCGGCTCAAGCCCGACACCGGGACGGTCCGCCTCGACAGCAAGGCCGACCTGGCCCTGCTCCGGCGACGGGTCGCCGTGGTCGACACCCCTGGCATCACCGAGCCGGACGACGCCCTGCCGGTGCAGACGGTTGTCGGCGAGGAGCTGGCGATCGCAGGGCGCAAGGCGGGACGCAGGGCCGTGCTGGAGTGGCTGAACGAGCACGACGCGGCCGAGCACGCGGACAAGCGGTTCGAGCACCTGCCGGTCGCCGTACGGACCCGGCTACTCACGGAGCTCACAGTGGCGCGTCCCGACGTACAGGTGGTCGTACTGACGATGCCGGATCGTCATGGGGGCGATCCGCACGTTTGGTACGAGCTGGGGCGCCAACTGGCCGCGGACGGGTACGGCGTGATCGTCACATGTGCTGACGCTTCTGCGCGGCTGCTGGACGTCAAGGCCGCTCGAATGGGCGAGACCAACCAGCCGGACCCCGTCCAGGTCGTCCCGGTGGCTCCTGTCGAACCGGTGACCCCGATCGAGGAAGAAGTGGAGGCAGAGGCGTGACCGCGCTGCGGATGGCCCTGAGTGAGTTGCGACGTCTGACGGCCGGGCGGCTGCCCAAGCTGGCGGTGGTCGCGCTACTGCTGGTGCCGGTGCTGTACGGCGGCCTGTACCTCTACGCGAACCACGACCCGTACGGACGCCTCGACAAGATCCCCACCGCCGTAGTCGTGGAGGACACCGGTACGACGCTCTCGACCGGCGAGAAGCTCAACGTCGGACCGCAGGTCGCGGACGAACTGGTGACGTCGAAGAGCTTCGACTGGCACCAGGTGAGCCGTGCGGACGCGACAGCAGGCGTGTCGGACGGGACGTACGAATTCGCCCTGGTGCTGCCGAAGACGTTCTCGTCCGACCTGGCGTCGAGTGCGGACTTCAAGCCGCGGCAGGCGCAGCTGGAACTGCTGACGAACGACGCCAACAACTACATCGCCCACACGATCGCCAACCAGGTGGTCGCGCAGGTGACGAAGACCGTCGCGTCGCAGGTGAGCGAGACGGCCGCGTCGCAGCTGCTGGCCGGCTACAACACCATCCACAAGCAGGTCAGCACTGCGGCCGCCGGTGCCGCCCAGCTGCAGAACGGGCTGACGTCGGCAGCTACTGGGGTGATGAAGCTGCAGTCCGGTGCGACGCAACTGAACACCGCCCAGAAGCAGCTGTCGGCCGGCGCGAACCAGCTGGCCGCCGGTACTGCGCAAGCGTCGCAAGGCGCAGCGTCGTTGGCCAACGGCGCCAAGCAGCTCGACAACGGCCTGGGCACGCTGAAGGACAAGACCGCGACACTGCCGAAGCAGACGAAGCAGCTGGCGGCCGGCGCGGACCAGGTTGCTGACGGCAACGAGAAGGTCGCCGCCACCGGACAGCAGGTCGCGACTGCGTCCAGCGCACTGGTGCGGGACCTCAAGGCCTTCGACACGCAACTGGCGGCACGGTTGAAGCAGCAGGGCCTCAGCCAGCACCAGATCCGGGTCATCATGCAGGAGACCGCCAAGCTGCGCGCGCCCGTCGTCCAGGCGAACACCAAG containing:
- a CDS encoding TetR/AcrR family transcriptional regulator; the encoded protein is MEPPKRRRSNTRARLLAGALEVFAERGFHGASVEDICERAGFTRGAFYSNFASKDELVLALFQATTDRLLEQIEALLPELASQPGSLLDAVLGLLDETAPDQRQWHLISTEFTLHALRDPEAAEALNRQRAMFRESLTKLVEQIAETGGLELTVPAEQFVRMVMALHEGARSQSLLEPRKVPAGSLEHTFLPMVLEAVSRPSR
- a CDS encoding molybdopterin-dependent oxidoreductase gives rise to the protein MKQQADSSAAEHPGQPAKSGIRWRGALGGVLAAAAGLAVGSASAGILGTPQTPVVAIGSAFIDRVPPWLKDLAIAWFGIHDKTALRVGILIVVAALAAAGGILAVRRYWAGALVTIALCGVAVAAAFTRADSGQTGFLPSALAGITALIVLRLFSRRLEPLVDFADDNVSRRGFLQLSAGVALGSAAVAVLGKVVGGDRAAVAEARARLRLPQPPTLQPPPGVQAEGAVPWVTANEDFYRIDTALSVPQIVPADWKLRVHGMVERELELTFDDLLKRQVVHKWVTLTCVSNEVGGDLVGNALWSGVLLKDLLGEAGPARDADAIKSTSKDGFTAGTPLPTLLDDRQAMLAFTMNGEPLPVEHGFPVRIVVPGLYGYVSATKWLVDIEVTRFDRFEAYWTPRGWSALGPIKLSSRIDTPLGKKVEPGPVTVAGVAWDQHVGVSKVEVRVDGGPWQQATLAADPSIDTWRQWHWTWDAPGGTHLLQVRAFDAKGNPQIEASAPPAPNGATGLHTISVKVG
- a CDS encoding GNAT family N-acetyltransferase, with protein sequence MTTLAAILRAAERGVYPAPDLGLTLVPAPSDRECCVVSFTGHIVIAADVDPAWVAERVPDGDLSAPTNPPFLSALEEHTGLRVNAIDAMLLAPGLTDPAERSTATTGLTELHGHDHPRVERAWRYRDDVRVYGDPHGGLVLTGRGLAERLECAIEVPPDTRNQGLGRRLARAARALIPPGASIWAQVTPGNAASLRAFLAAGYQPIGSEALLVK
- a CDS encoding metallophosphoesterase family protein, whose product is MERIALISDVHGNLTALEAVLEDIGRRGISRIFNLGDYVGKGPRGQAVVDRCREVCEVNILGNWDDFLPDPARTEDSEGLRWWKNELREDQWAWLRGLPFCHDFLLSGRQVRLFHASARSVHHRIQFDHDEAQYRSFFENTPATGDGPVPAIVGYADIHDPYYEEDRGQVLFNTGSVGNSLGDPTPGYVILEGLVGSPEPAPFSIQFVRVPYDAEAELEVARGLGMPELDGYEAEIIRGIYRRTFYAGRAPRYHRG
- a CDS encoding MarR family transcriptional regulator; its protein translation is MAMFELLLRLARSSGEKQRLTSLARELTVTTGGITRLVDRAENLGLVRREPCPDDARGSFAVLTEEGKRRLRDALPDHLLEIDSLWMSQLADERDVVLGKLRRVRDNARRWPNGRPGLGPITPDRI